The following proteins are encoded in a genomic region of Dokdonia donghaensis DSW-1:
- the gldK gene encoding gliding motility lipoprotein GldK, with protein sequence MKKYIAFIAIVALLSSCGKGDRGELVGAKGKRWNPEKPFGMTLVSGGAYIMGKSDDDFAAVNDAPTKTVTVRSFYMDETEITNAEYRQFVEWVKDSTVRTKLAILADELGETPGSGGIGDFAFNDADPANMTPYEQYMYDNYYGLGETGFEGRKLNKDIDIIWDTDQYPDEYYAEVMDTMYIPLEEAYNGQRTIDVDKLNFRYTYLDIQAAAKKNGGRRKDHIKTEVVPVYPDTTVWIKDFAYSYNEPMHNDYFWHDAYGEYPVVGVTWMQAKAFCEWRTMYKNSYQKSKKRQFVNRFRLPGEAEWEYAARGGLESGDYPWGGPYAKNDRGCFLANFKPLRGDYGADQALYTVEADAYEPNDYNLYNMAGNVSEWVASSYDPASYEYMSTINPNVNDKDNRRKVIRGGSWKDVAYFLQVSSRDYEYQDSARSYIGFRTVQDFMGIDEKINLRKPKK encoded by the coding sequence ATGAAAAAGTATATTGCATTTATTGCGATAGTAGCTTTGCTGTCTAGTTGTGGCAAAGGCGATCGTGGAGAACTCGTTGGTGCCAAAGGCAAGCGATGGAATCCCGAAAAACCATTTGGTATGACTCTCGTTTCTGGAGGGGCATATATAATGGGTAAAAGTGATGATGACTTTGCTGCGGTAAATGATGCTCCTACTAAAACTGTTACGGTTCGTTCTTTTTATATGGATGAAACAGAAATCACAAACGCCGAATATAGACAGTTTGTAGAGTGGGTAAAAGATTCTACTGTACGTACTAAACTTGCTATACTGGCAGATGAGCTAGGGGAAACTCCAGGAAGTGGTGGTATAGGTGACTTTGCATTTAATGATGCAGATCCTGCAAATATGACTCCGTACGAGCAATATATGTACGATAACTATTATGGCTTAGGTGAGACTGGATTTGAAGGACGTAAACTTAATAAGGATATAGATATCATATGGGATACAGACCAGTATCCAGATGAGTACTATGCAGAGGTGATGGATACAATGTACATCCCACTAGAAGAAGCTTATAATGGACAGCGCACCATAGACGTAGATAAGCTTAACTTCCGTTATACATATTTAGATATACAAGCTGCCGCAAAAAAGAACGGTGGCCGTCGTAAAGATCATATTAAGACAGAGGTGGTTCCGGTTTACCCTGATACGACTGTATGGATTAAGGATTTTGCATACTCGTATAATGAGCCTATGCATAATGATTACTTCTGGCACGATGCTTATGGTGAGTACCCTGTTGTAGGTGTTACCTGGATGCAAGCAAAAGCTTTTTGTGAGTGGAGAACAATGTATAAGAATTCTTACCAAAAATCAAAAAAGAGACAATTTGTAAATCGTTTTAGACTTCCAGGTGAAGCAGAGTGGGAATATGCTGCTCGTGGCGGACTGGAAAGTGGTGATTACCCTTGGGGTGGGCCGTATGCAAAAAACGATAGAGGATGTTTCCTTGCAAACTTTAAACCTTTAAGAGGAGATTATGGTGCAGACCAAGCATTATATACTGTAGAAGCAGATGCTTACGAACCTAACGACTATAACCTGTACAATATGGCAGGTAACGTGTCTGAGTGGGTAGCTTCTTCTTATGATCCAGCTTCTTATGAATATATGTCTACTATTAACCCTAACGTAAACGATAAGGATAACCGTCGTAAAGTTATACGTGGTGGTTCTTGGAAAGACGTTGCTTACTTCCTACAGGTAAGCTCACGTGATTATGAGTATCAAGACTCTGCACGTAGTTATATCGGTTTTAGAACCGTACAGGATTTTATGGGAATTGATGAGAAAATCAACCTTAGAAAACCGAAGAAATAA
- a CDS encoding topoisomerase C-terminal repeat-containing protein produces the protein MYVFKFGPMVQIGSVEDEEKPRFASLGPDQTLSNITYEQAMDLFKLPKDLGMFEEEEVSVNNGRFGPYVKFGKTFVSLPKGRDPMDVDLDEAIVYIKEKQKADAPIYMYEDLPVQKGTGRFGPYIKWNGMFINVTRSTILITSLMRIL, from the coding sequence GTGTACGTGTTTAAATTTGGTCCTATGGTGCAAATAGGTTCTGTAGAAGATGAAGAGAAGCCTCGATTTGCAAGTCTAGGTCCAGACCAAACGCTAAGCAACATCACCTATGAGCAGGCAATGGATCTCTTTAAATTACCTAAAGATTTAGGTATGTTTGAAGAAGAAGAGGTGTCTGTAAATAATGGTCGTTTTGGACCGTATGTTAAGTTTGGAAAAACATTTGTATCACTACCTAAAGGACGTGATCCAATGGATGTAGATCTAGATGAAGCTATAGTGTACATCAAAGAAAAACAAAAGGCAGACGCTCCTATATATATGTATGAGGATCTTCCGGTTCAAAAAGGTACAGGTCGTTTTGGTCCATACATAAAATGGAACGGAATGTTTATAAACGTAACAAGAAGTACGATTTTGATAACCTCTCTGATGAGGATATTGTAG
- a CDS encoding DNA topoisomerase, translating to MLSLENNEIKDRTLTETVGSDKGKLVPTDVGMVVNDFLVQHFENILDYNFTAKVEADFDDIAEGKQEWTKMMKDFYKDFHPHVKDVEKMQSVK from the coding sequence GTGCTTAGTCTTGAAAACAACGAGATAAAAGATAGAACTCTTACAGAAACTGTAGGGTCAGATAAAGGAAAACTAGTTCCTACAGATGTAGGGATGGTCGTAAACGACTTCTTGGTTCAGCATTTTGAAAACATTCTTGATTATAACTTTACTGCAAAGGTCGAAGCAGATTTTGACGACATAGCAGAAGGAAAGCAGGAGTGGACAAAGATGATGAAGGATTTTTACAAAGATTTTCATCCTCACGTAAAAGATGTAGAAAAAATGCAGAGCGTGAAGTAG